A single window of Amphiura filiformis chromosome 17, Afil_fr2py, whole genome shotgun sequence DNA harbors:
- the LOC140138003 gene encoding three prime repair exonuclease 2-like, with protein sequence MASEAYSNTEAGDDVILRKINTFVFLDLETSNLESFDKPKIIELCMVAIHRNVLYNQTDASGQQHQAHLPRVLDKITLCFNPNKSVGPRTYDLTGLDHFNIAESAKEIFDEDAAKLMQLFLRRQQQPVCLVAHNGDRFDFRLLRTELKKIEQSLDDGVLCADSLIGFYETDLESNPDTQKSQQHTVSVETPIKRARYEPGAVPTTPSKQGRRINSPLSYSLENVYMRTFGQSPLAAHTAEGDVMSLIRICQARGKRICQWMDNKAVKLNDIELYYIPSPPRHSKKSLQY encoded by the coding sequence ATGGCTTCAGAAGCATATAGTAACACAGAAGCAGGTGATGATGTCATTCTTCGCAAGATCAACACATTTGTTTTTCTTGATCTTGAAACTTCTAATCTGGAATCTTTTGACAAACCGAAGATCATAGAACTTTGCATGGTAGCTATCCATCGCAATGTATTGTACAACCAAACTGATGCAAGTGGCCAGCAGCATCAAGCTCATCTTCCTAGAGTTTTGgataaaataacgctttgtttcAACCCCAACAAATCAGTGGGCCCACGTACCTACGATCTTACAGGGTTGGACCATTTCAACATTGCAGAGAGTGCCAAAGAAATCTTTGACGAAGATGCTGCTAAACTAATGCAGTTATTTCTTCGACGGCAACAGCAGCCTGTCTGCCTTGTTGCACACAATGGTGACAGATTTGACTTTAGACTTCTACGGACTGAGTTGAAAAAAATTGAGCAAAGTTTGGATGATGGTGTTCTGTGTGCTGATTCACTGATTGGATTTTATGAAACGGATTTGGAAAGCAATCCTGATACCCAGAAAAGTCAACAGCACACAGTTAGCGTTGAGACACCAATAAAACGGGCACGCTATGAACCGGGAGCTGTTCCAACGACTCCTTCTAAGCAGGGACGTCGTATTAATTCCCCATTATCCTACTCTTTGGAAAATGTCTACATGCGGACTTTTGGCCAGTCACCACTTGCAGCTCACACAGCAGAGGGAGATGTGATGAGTTTGATCAGAATCTGCCAAGCACGAGGAAAGAGAATCTGCCAATGGATGGACAATAAAGCTGTGAAACTTAATGATATTGAGTTGTATTACATTCCAAGTCCTCCAAGACATTCCAAGAAAAGTCTACAGTATTGA